A part of Oncorhynchus clarkii lewisi isolate Uvic-CL-2024 chromosome 17, UVic_Ocla_1.0, whole genome shotgun sequence genomic DNA contains:
- the LOC139370859 gene encoding uncharacterized protein isoform X2: protein MLNTSSLFLLLFLSFTGLLFRTEGNLRLGAHPLPWQWAVGSQGRGSAMDWGLVCTLLNLCVSGRDLSQLTKRDLSHLSKRDALRILAAYEQPITLQIKSQRGRGYGLQDCSTQTERHWEPLTLPPHLALRSLGVTAAGTMPRVNPAYQDRHYCSHMSLPRDHRDNERYEYLPTAPQDIEELDPLGYQDLELASRVPRDQSCLIGCCNNLEEPSSYHSQTEDEDYMLEKPLGYLPLHHELDSGLGWTDGSLHQGDLSGLETEEGGLEECHPRGGGLAVSGGGGGGGGSPSSESFISSELSDSGFYSVSTGEFRRFQRLLEKRMCLYKARLHHQREVCERERRDSCQKNHRELLEAIPEALTMQPQPSCSMPGLAAPSMGPPPHGLFRVSSVQFRKADRPCLSRHSSSSGSLFNPHHAPAPLSAHAPVLSTCSTPSGHRRPPPPLQHQGSSSMGQLRRSRTLHHRGPPQERVRRASHPSSPSYDTLEHCGVAPPRGLELGLPEEGESELVLTHPAGLALSPQQHATSLGEHRGAVPLPRGHYCDNSGGRDQLVNDRRQQQERSFMSEIPVREREQEREREREREREREREREREREREREREREREREREREREREKERERERQRERGRSVRRFSTLSHPPQTSMDIHETWPKPANRLSHQGSGGGGGLYSTLEGHTGVGAGVGGGSRKCPNPNPNPTPNTNSNHPNPRAVRNQILRDRASQLADERSGMSTDEESQEVMRGRYWSRTERREHLLLAREQKQQQQQARGQQAYTRPGANGANGGSGVNTRGGAMGGGGRGVIQEEEAMSGGGGSLGDGRCNTVLELSQRKLSRLQNRKLLDDWTTVEELLTHGTRLGTRDEMSLCPSSLLTVTTV from the exons GTCAGTGGGCGGGATCTGAGTCAACTGACCAAACGGGATCTTTCCCACCTGAGTAAACGTGATGCTCTTAGAATCCTGGCTGCCTATGAGCAGCCAATCACATTGCAGATCAAGAGCCAGCGTGGGAGGGGTTATGGACTACAGGACTGCAGCACGCAGACTGAGAGACACTGGGAGCCTCTCACCCTGCCCCCCCACCTGGCCTTGCGCAGTCTGGGTGTCACAGCAGCTGGAACCATGCCCAGGGTCAACCCTGCCTACCAGGACAG aCACTACTGCAGCCACATGAGTCTGCCTCGTGATCACCGTGACAACGAGAGATATGAGTATCTACCTACCGCTCCACAAGACATAGAGGAGTTGGATCCACTTGGTTAccag gaccTGGAGCTGGCCAGTCGTGTTCCGAGGGATCAGAGCTGTCTGATTGGCTGCTGCAACAACCTAGAAGAGCCCAGCAGTTACCACAgccag actGAGGATGAGGACTATATGTTGGAGAAACCTctgggctacctgccactccaccATGAGCTGGACAGCGGCCTGGGCTGGACCGACGGTAGCCTGCACCAGGGAGACCTTTCTGGcctggagacagaggaggggggtCTGGAGGAATGTCACCCCAGGGGAGGGGGCCTGGCGGTcagtggaggagggggtggaggtggggggtCTCCATCCTCTGAGTCCTTCATCTCGTCTGAGCTGAGTGACTCGGGGTTCTACAGCGTGAGCACGGGAGAGTTCCGCCGCTTCCAGAGGTTGTTAGAGAAGCGCATGTGCCTGTACAAAGCTCGTCTCCACCACCAGAGGGAGGTGTGCGAGCGGGAGCGCCGCGACAGCTGCCAGAAGAACCACAGAGAGCTGCTTGAAGCCATCCCTGAGGCACTGACCATGCAGCCCCAGCCCTCCTGCTCCATGCCTGGCCTGGCCGCTCCATCCATGGGCCCCCCACCCCACGGACTCTTCAG GGTGTCGTCCGTCCAGTTCCGGAAGGCGGATCGTCCCTGTCTGAGCAGACACAGCTCAAGCAGCGGGTCCTTATTCAACCCTCACCACGCCCCTGCGCCCCTCTCTGCCCATGCGCCTGTCCTCTCCACCTGCAGTACCCCCTCCGGCCACCGCAGGCCGCCACCTCCACTGCAGCATCAGGGCTCCAGCTCAATGGGGCAGCTGCGGAGAAGCAGAACCCTGCACCATCGTGGCCCACCCCAGGAGCGTGTCAGACGGGCCAGTCACCCGTCATCCCCCTCCTATGACACCCTGGAGCATTGTGGGGTAGCGCCACCTAGAGGCCTGGAGCTGGGCCTGCCTGAAGAGGGAGAATCAGAACTGGTCCTCACACACCCAGCAGGATTGGCCCTCTCACCCCAGCAACATGCAACCTCTCTGGGGGAACACAGAGGAGCTGTGCCCTTACCAAGGGGACATTACTGCGACAATAGTGGAGGTCGTGATCAGCTGGTTAACGACAggaggcagcagcaggagaggagcTTTATGTCAGAGATACCAGTGcgggagagggagcaagagagggaaagagaaagagaaagagaaagggagcgTGAGAGGGAgcgtgaaagagagcgagaaagagaaagagagcgagaaagagaaagggagcgtgagagggagcgagaaagagaacgagagaaagaaagagagcgggaAAGgcaaagagaaagaggaagatcGGTGCGCCGCTTCAGCACCCTCAGCCACCCTCCCCAGACATCCATGGACATCCATGAGACATGGCCTAAGCCGGCCAATCGGCTGTCCCACCAGGGGTCAGGGGGTGGTGGGGGCCTCTACAGCACCCTGGAGGGCCACACTGGCGTCGGGGCTGGGGTCGGTGGAGGGTCCAGGAAGTGCCCCAATCCTAACCCCAACCCGACCCCCAACACTAACTCCAACCATCCTAACCCGAGAGCTGTGAGGAACCAGATTCTTCGCGACCGGGCGTCGCAGCTAGCGGACGAGCGCAGCGGGATGAGTACGGATGAGGAGAGTCAGGAGGTGATGAGGGGGAGGTACTGGAGCCGCACAGAGAGACGGGAGCACCTCCTACTGGCCCGTGAGCagaaacagcaacaacagcaggcCCGAGGGCAACAGGCTTACACAAGGCCAGGAGCCAATGGAGCCAATGGAGGATCAGGCGTCAACACTAGAGGAGGAGCtatgggaggaggagggagaggagttaTTCAAGAGGAAGAGGCTATGTCTGGAGGGGGAGGGTCTTTGGGAGATGGCCGGTGCAACACGGTGCTGGAGCTCAGCCAAAGGAAGTTGAGTCGTCTGCAGAACAGGAAGCTGTTAGATGATTGGACGACGGTGGAGGAGCTGCTGACTCATGGGACGAGGCTGGGTACCCGAGACGAGATGTCCCTCTGTCCCAGCTCACTACTGACTGTCACTACTGTatag
- the LOC139370859 gene encoding uncharacterized protein isoform X1 — translation MGCRLSGPWFGDGLGVSGRDLSQLTKRDLSHLSKRDALRILAAYEQPITLQIKSQRGRGYGLQDCSTQTERHWEPLTLPPHLALRSLGVTAAGTMPRVNPAYQDRHYCSHMSLPRDHRDNERYEYLPTAPQDIEELDPLGYQDLELASRVPRDQSCLIGCCNNLEEPSSYHSQTEDEDYMLEKPLGYLPLHHELDSGLGWTDGSLHQGDLSGLETEEGGLEECHPRGGGLAVSGGGGGGGGSPSSESFISSELSDSGFYSVSTGEFRRFQRLLEKRMCLYKARLHHQREVCERERRDSCQKNHRELLEAIPEALTMQPQPSCSMPGLAAPSMGPPPHGLFRVSSVQFRKADRPCLSRHSSSSGSLFNPHHAPAPLSAHAPVLSTCSTPSGHRRPPPPLQHQGSSSMGQLRRSRTLHHRGPPQERVRRASHPSSPSYDTLEHCGVAPPRGLELGLPEEGESELVLTHPAGLALSPQQHATSLGEHRGAVPLPRGHYCDNSGGRDQLVNDRRQQQERSFMSEIPVREREQEREREREREREREREREREREREREREREREREREREREREKERERERQRERGRSVRRFSTLSHPPQTSMDIHETWPKPANRLSHQGSGGGGGLYSTLEGHTGVGAGVGGGSRKCPNPNPNPTPNTNSNHPNPRAVRNQILRDRASQLADERSGMSTDEESQEVMRGRYWSRTERREHLLLAREQKQQQQQARGQQAYTRPGANGANGGSGVNTRGGAMGGGGRGVIQEEEAMSGGGGSLGDGRCNTVLELSQRKLSRLQNRKLLDDWTTVEELLTHGTRLGTRDEMSLCPSSLLTVTTV, via the exons GTCAGTGGGCGGGATCTGAGTCAACTGACCAAACGGGATCTTTCCCACCTGAGTAAACGTGATGCTCTTAGAATCCTGGCTGCCTATGAGCAGCCAATCACATTGCAGATCAAGAGCCAGCGTGGGAGGGGTTATGGACTACAGGACTGCAGCACGCAGACTGAGAGACACTGGGAGCCTCTCACCCTGCCCCCCCACCTGGCCTTGCGCAGTCTGGGTGTCACAGCAGCTGGAACCATGCCCAGGGTCAACCCTGCCTACCAGGACAG aCACTACTGCAGCCACATGAGTCTGCCTCGTGATCACCGTGACAACGAGAGATATGAGTATCTACCTACCGCTCCACAAGACATAGAGGAGTTGGATCCACTTGGTTAccag gaccTGGAGCTGGCCAGTCGTGTTCCGAGGGATCAGAGCTGTCTGATTGGCTGCTGCAACAACCTAGAAGAGCCCAGCAGTTACCACAgccag actGAGGATGAGGACTATATGTTGGAGAAACCTctgggctacctgccactccaccATGAGCTGGACAGCGGCCTGGGCTGGACCGACGGTAGCCTGCACCAGGGAGACCTTTCTGGcctggagacagaggaggggggtCTGGAGGAATGTCACCCCAGGGGAGGGGGCCTGGCGGTcagtggaggagggggtggaggtggggggtCTCCATCCTCTGAGTCCTTCATCTCGTCTGAGCTGAGTGACTCGGGGTTCTACAGCGTGAGCACGGGAGAGTTCCGCCGCTTCCAGAGGTTGTTAGAGAAGCGCATGTGCCTGTACAAAGCTCGTCTCCACCACCAGAGGGAGGTGTGCGAGCGGGAGCGCCGCGACAGCTGCCAGAAGAACCACAGAGAGCTGCTTGAAGCCATCCCTGAGGCACTGACCATGCAGCCCCAGCCCTCCTGCTCCATGCCTGGCCTGGCCGCTCCATCCATGGGCCCCCCACCCCACGGACTCTTCAG GGTGTCGTCCGTCCAGTTCCGGAAGGCGGATCGTCCCTGTCTGAGCAGACACAGCTCAAGCAGCGGGTCCTTATTCAACCCTCACCACGCCCCTGCGCCCCTCTCTGCCCATGCGCCTGTCCTCTCCACCTGCAGTACCCCCTCCGGCCACCGCAGGCCGCCACCTCCACTGCAGCATCAGGGCTCCAGCTCAATGGGGCAGCTGCGGAGAAGCAGAACCCTGCACCATCGTGGCCCACCCCAGGAGCGTGTCAGACGGGCCAGTCACCCGTCATCCCCCTCCTATGACACCCTGGAGCATTGTGGGGTAGCGCCACCTAGAGGCCTGGAGCTGGGCCTGCCTGAAGAGGGAGAATCAGAACTGGTCCTCACACACCCAGCAGGATTGGCCCTCTCACCCCAGCAACATGCAACCTCTCTGGGGGAACACAGAGGAGCTGTGCCCTTACCAAGGGGACATTACTGCGACAATAGTGGAGGTCGTGATCAGCTGGTTAACGACAggaggcagcagcaggagaggagcTTTATGTCAGAGATACCAGTGcgggagagggagcaagagagggaaagagaaagagaaagagaaagggagcgTGAGAGGGAgcgtgaaagagagcgagaaagagaaagagagcgagaaagagaaagggagcgtgagagggagcgagaaagagaacgagagaaagaaagagagcgggaAAGgcaaagagaaagaggaagatcGGTGCGCCGCTTCAGCACCCTCAGCCACCCTCCCCAGACATCCATGGACATCCATGAGACATGGCCTAAGCCGGCCAATCGGCTGTCCCACCAGGGGTCAGGGGGTGGTGGGGGCCTCTACAGCACCCTGGAGGGCCACACTGGCGTCGGGGCTGGGGTCGGTGGAGGGTCCAGGAAGTGCCCCAATCCTAACCCCAACCCGACCCCCAACACTAACTCCAACCATCCTAACCCGAGAGCTGTGAGGAACCAGATTCTTCGCGACCGGGCGTCGCAGCTAGCGGACGAGCGCAGCGGGATGAGTACGGATGAGGAGAGTCAGGAGGTGATGAGGGGGAGGTACTGGAGCCGCACAGAGAGACGGGAGCACCTCCTACTGGCCCGTGAGCagaaacagcaacaacagcaggcCCGAGGGCAACAGGCTTACACAAGGCCAGGAGCCAATGGAGCCAATGGAGGATCAGGCGTCAACACTAGAGGAGGAGCtatgggaggaggagggagaggagttaTTCAAGAGGAAGAGGCTATGTCTGGAGGGGGAGGGTCTTTGGGAGATGGCCGGTGCAACACGGTGCTGGAGCTCAGCCAAAGGAAGTTGAGTCGTCTGCAGAACAGGAAGCTGTTAGATGATTGGACGACGGTGGAGGAGCTGCTGACTCATGGGACGAGGCTGGGTACCCGAGACGAGATGTCCCTCTGTCCCAGCTCACTACTGACTGTCACTACTGTatag